In a single window of the Nitrospirota bacterium genome:
- a CDS encoding CPBP family intramembrane metalloprotease, translating to MADLTDMGQDAAPAVGHGDAAPAVVVPHHPSDPASAGPPPAPRFSPFLTGLSVLILLGSVFLFAWLQATVPRLSRVDEPERALALMVGRSMDLEEVFADAPPWERLLFDLTMSDSGETLPLASVWYEELADSFPDPQVRLQSAILEGEAGKLDRVRAAIQAWAKGKDPFPLFARWLSAAYLEPGIARAEELALQAELAERIPAGWFYDRLAIQIATKAGDQPLLSATKKAQISRTEPLMQRARILAGLQLFCMVAGLIALALVVRSRGERRVLQVGAAPVPPLWRGRLGSVVLIRGGAISALLTLALLSLETDSLLVRAVAIPLTNLPILLLAQRHLFGPTGVGWLQGLGLRPLPAAWGRLGLMLAALLAAALLGEWGLGRVAEAWDLSSHWTEWFDGDLVWGSGLLLAVSLVEYVVFAPLFEELVFRGLLFATLRRKYGWAAAGAISAGIFALAHGYGILGTVSVFWSGMLWAWAYEKTGSLLPGMAAHMLNNLLVCATVMALLR from the coding sequence GTGGCCGATCTCACGGACATGGGTCAAGATGCCGCGCCGGCTGTCGGTCATGGCGATGCCGCGCCGGCGGTCGTTGTGCCGCACCATCCGTCCGATCCGGCATCGGCTGGTCCGCCTCCTGCGCCACGATTCTCCCCGTTTCTGACCGGCCTCTCGGTTCTCATTCTACTGGGCTCGGTGTTCCTGTTCGCCTGGCTGCAAGCCACCGTCCCACGCCTCAGCCGGGTGGACGAACCGGAACGCGCGCTGGCGCTGATGGTCGGCCGCTCGATGGATCTGGAGGAGGTCTTCGCCGATGCGCCTCCCTGGGAGCGGCTCCTCTTCGACCTGACGATGAGCGACAGCGGAGAGACCTTGCCGCTGGCTTCCGTCTGGTATGAGGAACTGGCCGACTCGTTCCCGGACCCGCAGGTACGACTTCAGTCGGCGATCCTGGAGGGCGAGGCCGGCAAGCTCGACCGAGTGCGCGCCGCAATCCAGGCCTGGGCGAAGGGCAAGGACCCGTTCCCGCTGTTCGCCCGATGGCTGAGCGCCGCTTATCTGGAGCCCGGGATTGCGCGGGCGGAAGAGCTGGCGCTTCAGGCGGAACTGGCGGAACGGATTCCGGCCGGCTGGTTCTATGATCGGCTGGCCATCCAGATTGCGACCAAGGCCGGCGATCAGCCGCTGCTCTCGGCCACCAAAAAAGCCCAGATCAGCCGGACGGAGCCCCTGATGCAGCGGGCCAGGATACTGGCCGGCTTGCAGTTGTTCTGCATGGTGGCCGGTCTGATAGCGCTGGCTCTGGTCGTCCGGTCGCGGGGAGAGCGCCGGGTTCTGCAAGTGGGGGCGGCGCCGGTCCCGCCCCTCTGGCGCGGCCGCCTCGGGTCCGTGGTCCTGATCCGTGGCGGAGCGATCAGCGCCCTCTTGACCCTGGCCCTGCTCTCGCTCGAGACCGACAGCCTGCTGGTGCGGGCTGTGGCCATCCCGCTCACGAACCTGCCGATTCTGCTCCTGGCCCAGCGACATTTGTTCGGGCCCACGGGGGTCGGATGGCTGCAGGGGCTGGGGCTCCGGCCCTTGCCGGCTGCCTGGGGCCGGTTGGGGCTGATGTTGGCCGCCCTGCTCGCGGCGGCGTTGCTGGGAGAATGGGGTCTGGGCCGAGTCGCGGAAGCCTGGGACCTGTCCAGTCACTGGACCGAATGGTTCGACGGGGACTTGGTCTGGGGCTCCGGGCTCCTGCTGGCGGTCAGCCTCGTCGAATATGTGGTGTTCGCCCCGCTGTTCGAGGAGCTGGTGTTTCGGGGGCTGCTCTTCGCCACGCTCAGGCGCAAGTATGGATGGGCCGCGGCGGGAGCGATCAGCGCGGGGATTTTTGCCTTGGCGCACGGGTACGGTATCCTCGGCACGGTCAGCGTCTTCTGGAGCGGGATGCTCTGGGCCTGGGCTTACGAGAAAACCGGCAGTCTCCTGCCAGGCATGGCGGCCCATATGCTCAATAATTTGTTGGTGTGCGCGACGGTGATGGCGCTGCTTCGGTGA